One genomic window of Candoia aspera isolate rCanAsp1 chromosome 12, rCanAsp1.hap2, whole genome shotgun sequence includes the following:
- the LOC134504278 gene encoding ras-related GTP-binding protein A, with translation MPNAAMKKKVLLMGKSGSGKTSMRSIIFANYIARDTRRLGATIDVEHSHVRFLGNLVLNLWDCGGQDTFMENYFTSQRDNIFRNVEVLIYVFDVESRELEKDMHYYQSCLEAILQNSPDAKIFCLVHKMDLVQEDQRDLIFKEREEDLKRLSRPLECACFRTSIWDETLYKAWSSIVYQLIPNVQQLETNLRNFAQIIEADEVLLFERATFLVISHYQCKEQRDIHRFEKISNIIKQFKLSCSKLAASFQSMEVRNSNFAAFIDIFTSNTYVMVVMSDPSIPSAATLINIRNARKHFEKLERVDGPKHSLLVR, from the exons ATGCCGAACGCAGCCATGAAGAAGAAG GTGCTGCTGATGGGGAAAAGCGGGTCCGGCAAGACGAGCATGCGATCCATCATCTTCGCCAACTACATTGCGCGGGACACGCGGCGCCTCGGCGCTACAA tcgaTGTGGAGCATTCACATGTTCGATTTCTGGGCAACCTGGTATTGAACTTATGGGACTGTGGCGG CCAGGACACCTTCATGGAGAACTACTTCACCAGTCAGCGGGACAACATCTTCCGCAACGTGGAGGTCCTCATTTACGTCTTTGACGTGGAAAGCAGAGAGCTGGAGAAAGACATGCACTACTATCAGTCCTGCCTGGAGGCCATTCTCCAGAATTCGCCCGATGCCAAGATTTTCTGTCTTGTTCACAAAATGGATTTAGTACAGGAGGACCAACGTGACCTG ATTTTCAAGGAACGGGAAGAGGATTTAAAGCGGCTATCCCGCCCATTGGAGTGTGCTTGCTTCAGGACGTCCATCTGGGATGAGACTCTCTACAAG GCTTGGTCCAGCATAGTCTACCAGCTGATTCCCAATGTCCAGCAGCTGGAAACAAACCTCAGGAATTTTGCTCAGATCATCGAAGCTGATGAAGTTCTTCTGTTTGAAAGAGCCACGTTTTTG GTCATTTCGCACTATCAGTGTAAAGAGCAGCGCGACATCCACCGGTTCGAGAAAATCAGCAACATTATTAAGCAATTCAAGCTGAGCTGCAG taagTTGGCTGCGTCTTTCCAGAGCATGGAAGTGAGGAACTCCAACTTCGCTGCCTTCATTGACATCTTTACATCGAACACTTACGTGATGGTTGTCATGTCAGACCCCTCCATCC CTTCTGCGGCGACACTGATAAACATCCGGAATGCCAGGAAACACTTTGAGAAGCTGGAGAGGGTGGATGGGCCAAAGCATAGCCTGCTTGTGCGCTGA